From one Staphylococcus kloosii genomic stretch:
- the lgt gene encoding prolipoprotein diacylglyceryl transferase — MMLSYIDPVAIELGPLSIRWYGIIIAAGILLGYFIAQAGVKRIGHDKDTLVDIIFWSAIFGFIVARIYFVIFQLPYYLQNPIEIPMIWHGGIAIHGGLIGGFATGVILCKMKNYNPFQMGDVIAPSIILGQGIGRWGNFMNHEAHGGPVSRTALEHLHIPEFIIKNMYIDGQYYQPTFLYESVWDILGFIILITLRKHLKIGETFCLYLIWYSIGRFFVEGMRTDSLMLTEHIRVAQLMSVILVIIGIAIIIFRRVKYNPMQYKDAGPLSWPKTKAK, encoded by the coding sequence ATGATGTTAAGTTATATCGATCCAGTCGCCATAGAATTAGGACCACTTTCGATAAGATGGTATGGCATTATTATTGCGGCAGGTATTCTACTTGGATACTTTATTGCACAGGCTGGCGTCAAACGTATCGGCCATGATAAAGATACACTCGTGGATATTATTTTTTGGAGTGCGATTTTTGGCTTTATCGTAGCGCGTATCTATTTTGTCATCTTTCAGTTACCTTATTATCTACAAAATCCAATTGAGATTCCGATGATTTGGCATGGTGGTATTGCTATTCATGGGGGATTAATTGGTGGTTTTGCTACAGGCGTTATACTTTGTAAAATGAAAAATTATAACCCATTTCAAATGGGAGACGTTATCGCACCGAGTATTATTCTAGGACAAGGTATTGGTAGATGGGGAAACTTTATGAATCATGAAGCACATGGTGGCCCTGTTTCTCGTACTGCACTTGAACATCTACATATTCCTGAATTTATAATTAAAAATATGTATATTGATGGTCAGTATTATCAACCTACTTTCTTATATGAGTCTGTATGGGATATTTTAGGTTTCATTATTTTGATTACGTTACGTAAGCATTTGAAAATTGGAGAAACTTTCTGTTTATATTTAATTTGGTATTCTATTGGCAGATTTTTTGTCGAGGGTATGCGTACAGACAGTTTAATGTTGACGGAACATATTAGAGTAGCCCAATTAATGTCTGTCATACTCGTTATAATTGGTATAGCAATTATAATTTTTAGAAGAGTAAAATATAATCCAATGCAATATAAAGATGCAGGTCCATTATCTTGGCCGAAAACAAAAGCGAAGTGA
- the trxB gene encoding thioredoxin-disulfide reductase: MTEQVDYDVAIIGAGPAGMTAAVYASRANLSTVMIERGMPGGQMANTEEVENFPGFEMVTGPDLSTKMFEHAKKFGAKYQYGDIKSVEDKGDYKVVDLGNSQITAHAVIITTGAEYKKIGVPGEQELGGRGVSYCAVCDGAFFKGKKLFVIGGGDSAVEEGTFLTKFADSVTVVHRRDELRAQKILQDRAFKNDKIDFIWNHTLKTINEKDGKVGSVTLASTIDGTEETLDADGVFVYIGMKPLTAPFENLGITNEVGYILTDEDMKTSVPGIYAAGDVREKGLRQIVTATGDGSIAAQSVQAYIEELKDKMEV; encoded by the coding sequence ATGACTGAACAAGTGGATTATGATGTTGCTATTATTGGTGCTGGACCTGCAGGTATGACGGCTGCTGTTTACGCATCTAGAGCAAATTTAAGCACTGTTATGATTGAGCGAGGTATGCCAGGCGGACAAATGGCAAATACTGAAGAAGTAGAAAATTTCCCAGGTTTTGAAATGGTAACGGGTCCTGATTTATCTACAAAAATGTTTGAGCATGCGAAAAAATTTGGTGCAAAATATCAATATGGTGATATTAAATCAGTCGAAGACAAAGGCGACTATAAAGTTGTTGACCTTGGCAATAGTCAAATTACTGCACATGCCGTTATTATTACAACAGGTGCAGAATATAAAAAAATCGGCGTACCAGGTGAACAAGAACTAGGCGGCAGAGGCGTTAGTTATTGTGCGGTATGTGACGGTGCATTCTTTAAAGGCAAAAAATTATTCGTTATTGGCGGCGGTGACTCAGCAGTTGAAGAAGGTACATTCTTAACTAAATTTGCTGACAGCGTAACAGTAGTTCATAGAAGAGATGAATTACGTGCTCAAAAAATATTACAAGATCGTGCATTTAAAAATGACAAAATTGATTTTATCTGGAACCATACACTTAAAACAATCAATGAAAAAGACGGTAAAGTCGGTTCAGTAACTTTAGCTTCTACGATTGATGGTACAGAAGAAACATTAGATGCTGATGGTGTTTTCGTATATATTGGTATGAAACCATTAACTGCACCATTTGAAAATCTTGGTATTACGAACGAAGTAGGTTACATTTTAACTGATGAAGATATGAAAACTTCAGTGCCAGGTATCTATGCAGCTGGCGATGTAAGAGAAAAAGGATTGCGTCAAATTGTTACAGCAACTGGCGACGGTAGTATCGCGGCACAAAGTGTGCAAGCTTATATCGAAGAATTAAAAGATAAAATGGAAGTTTAA
- the hprK gene encoding HPr(Ser) kinase/phosphatase encodes MLTTKDLVERFELELIAGEAGLNKQIKNTDISRPGLEMAGYFSHYASDRIQLLGTTELSFYNLLPDEERQGRMRKLCRPETPAIIVTRDLEPPEELIEAAKELETPLIMSTVATTQLMSRLTTFLEHELARTTSLHGVLVDVYGVGVMITGDSGIGKSETALELVKRGHRLVADDNVEIREVSKDELIGKPPKLIEHLLEIRGLGIINVMTLFGAGSILTEKRIRLNIHLENWHKDKLYDRVGLNEETLRILDNEITKKTIPVRPGRNVAVILEVAAMNYRLNIMGINTAEEFNDRLNAEIMRNSNKNNEGDLPQ; translated from the coding sequence ATGTTAACTACTAAAGATCTAGTGGAACGGTTTGAACTTGAACTGATAGCTGGCGAGGCCGGTTTAAATAAGCAAATTAAAAATACAGATATTTCTAGACCAGGATTAGAGATGGCAGGTTACTTTTCTCATTATGCATCTGACCGTATTCAATTATTAGGTACTACTGAATTATCTTTTTATAATTTACTCCCGGATGAAGAACGACAAGGTAGAATGAGAAAGTTATGTCGCCCCGAAACACCGGCTATTATTGTGACGAGAGATTTAGAACCCCCTGAAGAATTAATAGAAGCTGCAAAAGAATTAGAGACGCCATTAATTATGTCTACGGTTGCTACGACGCAATTGATGAGTCGTTTAACGACATTTTTAGAACATGAACTTGCTCGTACGACATCATTACATGGTGTACTTGTAGACGTATATGGCGTTGGTGTTATGATTACAGGTGATTCAGGCATTGGTAAAAGTGAAACAGCTTTAGAACTTGTTAAACGTGGTCATAGACTTGTAGCTGATGATAATGTCGAAATTAGAGAAGTGAGTAAAGACGAATTGATTGGTAAGCCACCTAAATTAATCGAACATCTTTTAGAAATTCGTGGGTTAGGTATTATCAATGTTATGACATTATTTGGTGCAGGCTCAATCCTGACTGAAAAGAGAATTCGTTTGAATATACATTTAGAAAATTGGCATAAAGATAAACTCTATGACCGTGTAGGGTTAAATGAAGAAACATTACGTATTTTAGATAATGAAATTACGAAGAAAACTATCCCAGTAAGACCTGGTCGTAACGTTGCAGTTATTTTAGAAGTGGCGGCAATGAACTATCGACTTAATATTATGGGCATTAATACTGCTGAAGAGTTTAATGATAGATTAAATGCTGAGATAATGCGCAATAGTAATAAAAACAACGAAGGAGATTTACCTCAATGA
- the rapZ gene encoding RNase adapter RapZ yields the protein MQKSEKESVKSELLLITGMSGAGKSLVIQSLEDIGYFCVDNLPPILLPKFVELMEQGNPSLKKVAIAIDLRGKELFKSFVKEVDAIKSRNDVIVDLIFLEASEERLISRYKETRRAHPLNENGQRSLIESIEEERHLLTEIRSCANYIIDTSYFTPKELKKRINDYFNSRNYEPFSVNVTSFGFKHGIQMDADLVFDVRFLPNPYYVEELRPLTGEDKPVYDYVMKWQETETFYEKLIDLLKYMIPGYKKEGKTQLVIAMGCTGGQHRSVALAKRIGEELRESFDYNVYVHHRDAHIESGEKNGEN from the coding sequence ATGCAAAAAAGCGAAAAAGAAAGTGTTAAAAGTGAATTATTATTAATAACTGGTATGTCAGGTGCCGGGAAATCACTTGTTATTCAAAGTTTAGAAGACATTGGTTACTTTTGTGTTGATAACCTACCACCTATCTTATTACCAAAGTTTGTCGAGTTAATGGAACAAGGCAATCCTTCGTTAAAAAAAGTAGCAATTGCTATTGATTTGCGCGGTAAAGAATTATTTAAATCCTTCGTCAAAGAAGTAGATGCGATAAAAAGTAGAAACGACGTTATTGTAGATCTTATCTTTTTAGAAGCAAGCGAAGAACGTCTAATTTCCAGATATAAAGAAACACGTAGAGCACACCCATTAAATGAAAATGGCCAACGTTCTTTGATAGAATCAATAGAAGAAGAACGTCATTTATTAACAGAAATTAGAAGCTGTGCAAATTATATTATCGATACGTCGTATTTCACACCGAAAGAATTAAAAAAGCGTATAAATGATTATTTTAATAGTAGAAATTATGAACCATTTAGCGTCAATGTGACGAGCTTTGGTTTTAAACATGGTATTCAAATGGACGCAGATTTAGTGTTTGATGTTAGGTTTTTACCTAATCCATACTATGTAGAAGAATTAAGACCTTTAACAGGCGAAGATAAACCAGTTTATGATTATGTGATGAAATGGCAAGAAACTGAAACGTTTTACGAAAAATTAATCGATTTATTAAAATACATGATACCCGGTTACAAAAAAGAAGGCAAAACGCAGTTGGTTATTGCTATGGGTTGTACAGGAGGTCAACACCGTTCAGTAGCTTTGGCTAAAAGAATTGGTGAAGAATTGAGAGAAAGCTTTGACTATAATGTATATGTACATCACCGTGATGCACATATTGAAAGTGGCGAGAAAAATGGAGAAAATTAA
- a CDS encoding tetratricopeptide repeat protein has product MAQNDNIIPMNFDADFYKKMGNQKLQQQEYKKAAEYFGKVLEMSPQDFDVTVNYALCLSKIGAGQRAETLFYEYIIKDEFVAQSFFQLSQLNIELNEPNKAFLFGINYVLISEDEAYHEELENMFEVSYDSGHDINLESQLFAVQLIFQYLFSQGRLPEAKDYIKRQEDEVQQHRIVRNLLAMCYLYLSEYDIAKEMFETLLAEDKSDMHALCHYTLLLYNINETEKYQKYIHLLSKVMPMNEDETFKLGIVLSYLKEYDASQRLLVPLYKKGKFLSLQMYNALSFNYYYLGQREESEFFWSKLQEISKVDVGYAPWKIEESKNFFNQHILPLLLNDDSHRRIYGIFLLNQLKGREVLLTEEIWSILEGMNDYEKLYLTYLIQDLKLNKLDFVHRGLVKLYNIESLKDDEELFIVWIDQAEAIIAEDIDLTHVSHYVAAFIYNYYQNSESKVSKQQVMDWFDVTRYRLNQAIDYLLSI; this is encoded by the coding sequence ATGGCACAAAATGACAATATAATCCCAATGAATTTTGATGCGGACTTTTATAAAAAAATGGGAAATCAAAAATTACAGCAGCAAGAATATAAAAAAGCTGCTGAATATTTCGGTAAAGTGCTAGAAATGTCACCTCAAGATTTTGATGTAACCGTAAATTATGCGTTATGCTTATCAAAAATTGGGGCTGGCCAACGCGCCGAAACGCTTTTTTATGAATATATCATTAAAGATGAGTTTGTTGCACAAAGTTTCTTCCAATTAAGTCAGTTAAACATCGAATTGAACGAACCAAACAAGGCTTTCTTGTTTGGTATTAATTATGTATTAATATCTGAAGACGAAGCGTACCACGAAGAATTAGAAAATATGTTTGAAGTTTCATATGATTCTGGGCACGATATTAACTTAGAAAGTCAATTGTTTGCAGTGCAATTAATCTTTCAATACTTATTCTCACAAGGTCGGTTGCCAGAGGCGAAAGATTATATTAAGCGACAAGAGGACGAAGTTCAACAACATAGAATCGTACGCAATTTGTTAGCAATGTGCTATTTATATTTAAGTGAATATGATATTGCTAAAGAGATGTTCGAAACTTTGCTTGCTGAAGATAAATCAGATATGCATGCATTGTGTCATTATACTTTATTGCTATATAACATTAATGAAACAGAGAAATATCAGAAATATATTCATCTATTAAGTAAAGTGATGCCAATGAATGAAGATGAAACGTTTAAACTAGGTATCGTCTTAAGTTATTTAAAAGAATACGATGCATCACAAAGATTGCTAGTGCCACTATACAAAAAAGGTAAATTTTTATCTTTGCAAATGTATAATGCATTAAGTTTTAATTATTACTATTTAGGTCAACGAGAAGAAAGTGAATTCTTCTGGTCAAAACTACAAGAAATTTCAAAAGTTGACGTAGGTTATGCACCATGGAAGATTGAAGAAAGCAAAAACTTCTTTAATCAACATATCTTACCTTTATTATTAAATGATGATAGTCATCGTCGTATTTACGGTATCTTTTTACTCAATCAGTTAAAAGGTCGAGAAGTACTGTTGACTGAAGAAATCTGGTCGATTTTAGAAGGTATGAACGATTATGAAAAACTATATTTAACGTATCTTATTCAAGATTTGAAATTAAATAAGCTAGATTTCGTGCATAGAGGTTTAGTAAAACTATATAATATCGAAAGCTTGAAAGATGACGAAGAATTGTTTATTGTATGGATTGATCAAGCAGAAGCGATTATCGCAGAAGATATAGATTTAACGCATGTGAGCCATTATGTTGCTGCTTTTATTTATAACTATTATCAAAATAGTGAGAGCAAAGTTTCGAAACAACAAGTAATGGATTGGTTTGATGTAACACGCTATCGCTTAAATCAAGCGATAGATTATCTGTTAAGCATATAG
- a CDS encoding acyltransferase, translating to MYRHVSKFKVLKQTIVIEICRYLPSLKLKRWMYRHLLKMTVGEHTAFAYKVVPDIMYPEYIHIGHNSIVGYNTVLLTHEFLVDEFRTGKIYIGNNTMIGANVTVLPGVTIGSNVKVGAGCIVTKDIPNNALAYGNPLQIVNQRDK from the coding sequence ATGTATCGACACGTAAGTAAATTTAAAGTTTTAAAACAGACGATTGTTATCGAGATTTGTCGCTATTTACCTAGTTTAAAGTTAAAAAGATGGATGTATAGGCATCTATTAAAGATGACCGTTGGTGAGCATACTGCTTTTGCATATAAAGTCGTGCCTGATATTATGTATCCTGAGTACATTCATATTGGCCATAATAGTATAGTTGGCTATAATACAGTATTGTTAACACATGAGTTTCTAGTTGATGAATTTCGCACTGGGAAGATTTACATTGGTAATAATACGATGATAGGTGCCAATGTCACGGTTTTACCGGGTGTTACTATTGGTTCCAATGTGAAAGTTGGGGCAGGTTGTATCGTCACTAAAGATATACCTAATAATGCATTAGCATATGGTAATCCATTACAAATTGTGAACCAAAGAGATAAATAA